One Acetobacter ghanensis DNA window includes the following coding sequences:
- a CDS encoding protoglobin domain-containing protein: MDNSDGRTGQQQPASIADRLSFMGIERPERETLADMRPAMADILDESLSEFYKRVHDVPELARFFPTEATTTKARSLQQMHWDTILSGKFGPDYVADVTRIGLAHARIGLEPRWYIDGYAVLLDAICRRLIRRGMPNGRRSLFGRGDAAAEAGEKLGQQIGAIIKSTFLDMDLVISTYLARLEEERQKAASERSALEQIAQALERVAEGDLSATLAHDVAERSPVLAAAFAKLKTGLNGVVSDIREVSTQVEETATSISQSNARILSQNEAQVGSIHRLTDATASLETSLDDVSGQTVAAEKAVRQCVAAAERGNVNMHDVRATMADIQAAWKTISDLVGSIQNIAAQTNFLALNANVEATRAGEMGRGFSVVAMAIRDLSVKTSQAARQIAASAQKNEAVIRNGADAVSQMVVDLSNIGAGITVVNDAICKINKEMGGQQQSVKGTHREAAALRDLTEKTSAMSEHASRDCQHLTSRSARMVDLVSNFVLSEPGLDYDDDYPIAAE; this comes from the coding sequence ATGGACAATTCGGACGGCCGGACAGGCCAGCAACAGCCTGCCTCAATAGCTGACAGGCTGTCTTTTATGGGCATAGAGCGGCCCGAGCGTGAGACGCTGGCCGACATGCGCCCCGCTATGGCTGACATACTGGATGAAAGCCTGTCCGAATTTTACAAACGTGTGCATGATGTACCAGAACTGGCCCGGTTTTTTCCAACCGAGGCCACCACAACCAAGGCCCGCTCCCTGCAACAGATGCACTGGGACACTATTCTATCGGGCAAGTTCGGGCCGGATTATGTGGCCGATGTAACCCGTATTGGCCTCGCCCACGCCCGCATAGGGCTGGAACCCCGGTGGTATATAGATGGCTACGCCGTGCTGCTGGATGCCATATGCCGCCGCCTGATCCGCCGGGGGATGCCAAACGGGCGGCGCTCCCTCTTTGGGCGGGGGGATGCGGCAGCCGAAGCGGGCGAAAAGCTGGGCCAGCAGATTGGCGCCATTATCAAATCCACTTTTCTGGACATGGATCTGGTTATTTCCACCTATCTGGCACGGCTGGAGGAGGAACGGCAGAAGGCAGCCTCCGAACGCTCGGCACTGGAGCAGATTGCACAGGCCCTAGAGCGGGTGGCGGAAGGAGACCTGAGCGCAACTCTGGCGCATGATGTGGCCGAACGTTCCCCCGTGCTGGCCGCAGCCTTTGCCAAGCTCAAGACCGGGCTGAATGGCGTGGTGTCTGATATTCGTGAGGTTTCCACACAGGTGGAGGAAACCGCAACCTCCATCAGCCAGAGCAATGCCCGTATTCTTAGCCAGAACGAGGCGCAGGTTGGGTCCATCCACCGCCTGACCGATGCGACGGCCTCGCTTGAGACGTCACTCGATGATGTGTCGGGGCAGACGGTCGCGGCGGAAAAAGCCGTGCGCCAATGTGTGGCCGCGGCAGAGCGTGGCAATGTGAATATGCACGATGTACGCGCCACCATGGCGGATATTCAGGCCGCGTGGAAAACCATTTCCGATCTGGTTGGCTCTATTCAGAACATAGCCGCGCAGACCAACTTTCTGGCGCTTAACGCCAATGTGGAGGCCACACGCGCGGGGGAAATGGGGCGTGGCTTCTCCGTTGTGGCAATGGCCATCCGCGACCTGTCGGTCAAAACGTCACAGGCTGCAAGGCAGATTGCCGCCAGTGCGCAAAAGAACGAGGCGGTCATTCGCAACGGGGCGGATGCGGTTAGCCAGATGGTGGTGGACCTGTCCAACATAGGGGCGGGCATTACCGTGGTGAACGACGCCATTTGCAAGATCAACAAGGAAATGGGGGGCCAGCAGCAAAGCGTAAAAGGCACCCACCGCGAGGCCGCTGCCCTGCGGGACCTGACGGAAAAAACATCGGCCATGTCCGAGCACGCCTCCAGAGACTGCCAGCATCTGACCAGCCGTTCGGCCAGAATGGTGGATCTGGTCAGCAACTTTGTCCTGTCCGAACCCGGATTGGATTATGACGACGATTACCCCATTGCCGCTGAATAA
- a CDS encoding flagellar biosynthesis regulator FlaF: MIHPAMRAYQNVAGFSLTDRQADATCFRLLIEELETAAASSEPSVRLSALTKNQRLWSMIMKANSLDAGATSYEDREVFVRLASQAQRYGIRAILDTNLSLAPLISIAETVLEGLETSAAHGQDFDADAML; encoded by the coding sequence ATGATCCATCCCGCAATGCGCGCCTACCAGAATGTGGCCGGGTTCTCCCTGACGGACCGACAGGCCGATGCCACCTGCTTTAGACTGCTGATCGAAGAGTTGGAAACGGCGGCAGCCAGTTCCGAACCCTCCGTTCGGCTCAGTGCCCTGACCAAGAATCAGCGTTTGTGGTCCATGATCATGAAGGCAAATTCGCTGGATGCGGGCGCCACCAGTTATGAAGACAGGGAAGTTTTTGTAAGGCTGGCCTCGCAGGCCCAGCGTTACGGCATTCGCGCCATTCTTGATACCAATCTGTCTCTCGCTCCCTTGATCAGTATTGCAGAAACCGTTCTGGAAGGCTTGGAAACATCCGCAGCGCATGGGCAGGATTTTGACGCTGACGCCATGCTCTGA
- a CDS encoding methyl-accepting chemotaxis protein, which yields MACLQAYMILQILVQLVSSEMDLPLAVQRYLGLGGFVISSLMVFLARWVLITRAAVPFETITALTERIAAGRLDETIPYVEWTDCAGRLAKALTTFRGVLVKQLDLQKIAQESAAEQQRLSTITQERAVEQNGLIVELGKGMKTLASRNLAFQFTSPFAPEFDALRRDFNEAVASLSEAMEEVAAASALIQGGSMEIAEASQDFAQRTERQAAAMGQMAASVTNVKNGVDNQSEAAQEARAAALSAHAAVQRSTQVMLSAMSAIQEIATSSAKMSAIIGIIDDIAFQTNLLALNAGVEAARAGDAGRGFAVVATEIRALAQRSSTSSRDIRSLIEISTRQVTEGVRLVEQTDKELRMVAGQVEAITTHVGNIATVAREQVGSLGEVNTAATHIDATTQQNAAMVEQTAAAAHNLTTEAAHLVKVVGQFKLSGQAPALAGGAPKRAALASPSARPASLAASRPAAAPRQLVTSGEDGWSDF from the coding sequence ATGGCCTGCTTGCAAGCCTACATGATTTTGCAGATTCTGGTGCAGCTTGTCAGTTCCGAAATGGATCTGCCGCTAGCCGTGCAGCGTTACCTTGGGCTGGGTGGGTTTGTTATCAGCTCCCTTATGGTGTTTCTGGCCCGCTGGGTGCTGATCACCCGGGCTGCCGTACCGTTTGAGACCATTACAGCCCTGACCGAGCGCATTGCGGCGGGCAGGCTGGATGAGACCATCCCCTATGTAGAATGGACTGATTGCGCGGGCCGTCTGGCCAAGGCGCTCACTACCTTCCGCGGTGTGTTGGTCAAGCAGTTGGACCTTCAGAAAATCGCGCAGGAAAGTGCCGCCGAGCAGCAGCGGTTGAGTACTATTACGCAGGAACGCGCGGTTGAGCAGAATGGCCTGATTGTGGAATTGGGCAAGGGGATGAAAACACTGGCCAGCCGGAATCTGGCCTTCCAGTTCACGTCCCCCTTTGCGCCAGAGTTTGACGCCCTGCGCCGTGACTTTAACGAGGCTGTGGCCTCCCTGTCTGAAGCGATGGAGGAAGTGGCTGCGGCTTCCGCCCTTATTCAGGGTGGGTCCATGGAAATTGCCGAGGCATCGCAGGATTTTGCCCAGCGGACCGAGCGCCAAGCTGCTGCCATGGGGCAGATGGCTGCCTCTGTAACCAATGTTAAAAATGGCGTGGACAACCAGTCCGAAGCTGCGCAGGAAGCCCGCGCCGCAGCCCTGAGCGCTCATGCCGCCGTGCAGCGTTCCACTCAGGTCATGCTGTCCGCCATGTCCGCCATTCAGGAAATTGCAACGTCGTCTGCCAAAATGTCCGCTATTATTGGCATTATTGATGACATTGCCTTCCAGACCAACCTGCTGGCCCTGAACGCAGGCGTGGAAGCGGCCCGTGCGGGGGATGCAGGGCGCGGGTTTGCCGTGGTCGCAACCGAGATCCGGGCTTTGGCCCAGCGCTCTTCCACATCCTCGCGCGATATTCGGAGCCTGATCGAAATTTCCACCCGTCAGGTGACCGAGGGCGTGCGCCTTGTGGAGCAGACGGATAAGGAACTTCGGATGGTTGCCGGGCAGGTGGAGGCCATTACCACCCATGTTGGCAACATTGCCACGGTTGCGCGTGAGCAGGTGGGCAGCTTGGGCGAGGTGAACACCGCCGCCACCCATATTGACGCCACCACCCAGCAAAACGCCGCCATGGTGGAACAAACCGCCGCCGCCGCCCATAACTTGACGACCGAGGCCGCCCACCTTGTTAAGGTTGTTGGCCAGTTCAAACTCTCTGGTCAGGCTCCGGCGCTGGCTGGCGGGGCACCAAAGCGTGCGGCTCTGGCCAGCCCGTCTGCTCGTCCGGCGTCATTGGCCGCCAGCAGACCCGCCGCTGCTCCCCGCCAGTTGGTGACCAGTGGGGAAGATGGCTGGTCGGACTTCTAA
- a CDS encoding flagellar hook assembly protein FlgD: protein MSTTSLTTSEYSLLSAAEATAKSSAATSSSTSSTTSSTSATSALSSLADNYTTFLTLLTTQLQHQDPSSPMSSDSFTSELVEFAGVEQQVETNSKLSSLISLNESGQLSSDSALVGSQATATSTTLPLQNSSAQVNFQGTSGQTVAIAVSNSAGTIVKDDLVTATSGTNTWTWDGTDNSGNQLSDGAYSVAVKTMDSSGNTSDVSFTVTGTITGIQTGTDDMEVQMGSATIPMSELTNVSQVSSSSSSSSSSSSSSDDDTSDTSDSSSTGS, encoded by the coding sequence ATGTCCACGACGTCACTGACGACCAGCGAATACAGTCTGCTCTCGGCAGCGGAGGCAACGGCCAAAAGCTCTGCCGCCACGTCCAGCTCGACGTCTTCCACCACGTCGTCAACGTCGGCTACGTCAGCGTTGTCCTCGCTTGCGGATAACTACACCACGTTCCTGACCCTGTTGACCACGCAGCTCCAGCATCAGGACCCCAGCAGCCCCATGAGCAGTGACTCCTTCACCAGCGAACTGGTGGAGTTTGCCGGGGTGGAACAGCAGGTGGAAACCAACTCCAAGCTCTCCTCGCTCATCTCGCTTAACGAGAGCGGGCAGCTCAGCTCGGACAGCGCACTTGTTGGCTCGCAGGCAACGGCAACGTCCACCACCCTGCCGTTGCAGAACAGCTCCGCGCAGGTCAACTTCCAGGGCACATCGGGGCAGACGGTTGCCATTGCGGTGTCCAACTCCGCAGGCACCATCGTCAAGGACGACTTGGTTACCGCTACCAGCGGAACCAATACGTGGACGTGGGATGGCACCGACAACAGCGGCAACCAGCTGTCCGACGGGGCCTACAGCGTTGCGGTCAAGACCATGGATTCGTCGGGCAATACGTCCGATGTGTCCTTTACGGTTACGGGCACCATTACGGGTATCCAGACCGGGACGGACGACATGGAAGTGCAGATGGGCAGCGCCACCATCCCGATGAGCGAGCTGACCAACGTGTCTCAGGTGTCTTCGTCGTCCTCATCTTCTTCCTCATCGTCTTCTTCTTCGGACGACGACACGTCCGATACGTCAGACAGTTCCTCCACCGGGTCCTGA
- the motA gene encoding flagellar motor stator protein MotA → MLFIGGLIFALLCVFGSFVASGGALAPLIMSMPFELLTILGAAVGIFVMSNSKDVLKEFPHYLRRTIKGPRYNKAAYTELLVTLFRFMRLAQAKGNMALEEHIENPNDSSIFALSPNVRDDVPTRALICDYLRLISLNMDDAYQLDEVMGRELKKNLSEELHTSESLQSIADALPALGIVAAVLGVIKTMASISKPPVILGEMIAGALVGTFLGVLLSYGVVAPLSSRMRDVVSQDARYQDLIRTVFVAHLQGNPPQICAEIGRKDIPHAFMPTFAELDSALSEASHPGAAAA, encoded by the coding sequence ATGCTGTTCATTGGGGGGCTCATTTTTGCGCTGCTCTGCGTGTTTGGCTCGTTTGTGGCATCGGGCGGGGCGCTTGCGCCGCTTATTATGTCCATGCCGTTCGAACTGCTGACCATTCTTGGGGCTGCAGTTGGTATTTTTGTCATGTCCAATTCCAAGGACGTGCTCAAGGAATTCCCGCATTACCTGCGCCGCACCATTAAGGGGCCGCGCTACAACAAGGCGGCCTATACGGAGCTGCTGGTCACGCTGTTCCGCTTTATGCGGCTGGCGCAGGCCAAGGGCAACATGGCGCTTGAAGAACATATTGAAAACCCGAACGACAGCAGCATTTTTGCGCTCTCTCCCAATGTGCGGGACGATGTGCCAACCCGCGCACTGATCTGCGATTACCTGCGCCTGATCAGCCTGAACATGGATGACGCCTACCAGCTTGATGAAGTGATGGGGCGTGAGCTTAAAAAGAACCTGAGCGAAGAGCTGCACACATCCGAAAGCCTGCAAAGCATTGCCGACGCCCTGCCAGCCCTTGGCATTGTGGCCGCCGTGCTGGGGGTTATTAAAACCATGGCCTCCATTAGCAAGCCGCCGGTCATTCTGGGTGAGATGATTGCAGGCGCACTTGTTGGGACCTTTCTGGGTGTGCTTTTGTCTTATGGCGTTGTGGCCCCACTTTCGTCTAGGATGCGCGATGTGGTCTCGCAGGACGCACGGTATCAGGACCTAATCCGCACGGTTTTCGTGGCGCATCTGCAAGGCAACCCGCCGCAGATCTGCGCGGAAATCGGGCGTAAGGACATACCGCATGCGTTTATGCCCACATTCGCTGAGCTTGATTCTGCCCTGTCCGAAGCAAGTCACCCGGGGGCAGCGGCGGCCTAA
- a CDS encoding flagellar motor protein MotB, whose translation MPNNNKRPVIIKRGGDSGEQGHHGGAWKIAYADFMTAMMAFFLVMWLLNATTEEQRKGIAQFFNPMAEKDTRLGSSNGMLETSPSPLTAGTTLRKVKDGDAPDDNGGEQPGAKDAPRRSEEGGSPDNITRGLKAQLTPASPSIIPIGGPESGGGRSIGTIGVDNPVAAAAEQAKIDNMVKGLEQSVAQNPDTQAATKNMTVSFGRDDIRIELRDANNTPMFDTASATPNAAGRKMLEQIGAWLAPMPEQLSIVGYTDADQYRPTKRGGMSNWTLSAQRADGAREVLVRAGYPDRNILSVSGRADRDLAVPSDPGAAANRRVVLILHRRFENPGQPGGAIVPMPAQGDATSQQPNGQANGQPAQPATPTPPQGGAPAPAASTPPAPAPAAPAAGQQAPAAPATTPADAQPAPAAAPRRVRGVRVRTVTRPRTQPAEAPAPAPAPADQPFQPSQDTWTPAPQ comes from the coding sequence ATGCCAAATAACAACAAACGCCCCGTCATTATCAAACGTGGGGGCGATTCAGGCGAGCAGGGTCATCACGGCGGCGCATGGAAAATTGCGTACGCCGACTTCATGACGGCCATGATGGCCTTCTTTTTGGTGATGTGGCTGCTGAATGCGACAACGGAAGAGCAGCGCAAGGGTATTGCGCAGTTCTTTAACCCCATGGCGGAAAAAGACACCCGTCTGGGGTCCTCCAACGGGATGCTGGAAACATCTCCCTCCCCCCTTACGGCGGGCACTACGCTGCGTAAGGTCAAAGATGGGGACGCCCCGGACGATAACGGGGGCGAACAGCCCGGCGCCAAGGATGCGCCCCGCCGCTCGGAGGAGGGCGGCTCGCCCGATAACATTACCCGTGGGCTTAAGGCGCAGCTTACCCCTGCCTCCCCCTCCATTATTCCCATTGGTGGGCCGGAAAGTGGTGGCGGCAGGAGCATTGGCACCATTGGTGTGGACAACCCTGTGGCCGCTGCGGCGGAACAGGCCAAGATTGACAATATGGTCAAAGGGCTGGAGCAGTCCGTGGCGCAAAACCCGGATACACAGGCCGCGACCAAGAACATGACCGTCTCCTTCGGGCGGGATGATATTCGGATCGAACTGCGGGACGCCAACAACACCCCCATGTTCGACACCGCCTCCGCCACCCCCAATGCGGCTGGCCGCAAGATGCTGGAGCAGATTGGCGCGTGGTTGGCCCCCATGCCAGAGCAGTTGTCCATTGTGGGCTATACCGATGCCGACCAGTACCGCCCGACCAAGCGTGGAGGCATGTCCAACTGGACCCTCTCCGCCCAGCGGGCAGATGGCGCGCGGGAGGTGTTGGTTAGGGCTGGGTACCCCGACCGTAATATTCTGAGCGTATCGGGCCGAGCGGACCGGGATCTGGCGGTGCCGTCCGACCCCGGTGCTGCGGCTAACCGGCGTGTGGTGCTGATCCTGCATCGTCGCTTTGAAAATCCCGGCCAGCCGGGTGGGGCCATTGTGCCCATGCCCGCGCAGGGGGATGCCACATCGCAGCAGCCCAATGGGCAGGCCAACGGGCAGCCCGCGCAACCTGCTACGCCAACACCCCCGCAGGGCGGTGCCCCGGCTCCGGCGGCCTCAACGCCGCCCGCTCCTGCGCCTGCCGCACCGGCAGCAGGGCAGCAAGCGCCAGCCGCACCGGCTACAACCCCGGCGGATGCCCAGCCTGCCCCGGCGGCGGCTCCCCGGCGGGTGAGAGGGGTGCGTGTGCGTACGGTGACAAGGCCGCGTACCCAGCCAGCGGAGGCTCCGGCCCCAGCCCCAGCCCCTGCGGACCAGCCGTTCCAGCCCTCGCAGGATACGTGGACACCCGCACCGCAGTAA
- a CDS encoding flagellar FliJ family protein, protein MSSARIRSLHALIRLRKKEADEARAGMARALAAENAALTELERQLTQIELERDEAEGDAGRESFRLWLPVAQENVAQAEQMVLKTRHDSIRVREELIQANAAYKAAQTLLEKREEEARVLLARREQAELDDLSRRARPFFQ, encoded by the coding sequence ATGAGCAGCGCCAGAATCCGCTCCCTTCATGCGTTGATCCGCCTGCGCAAAAAAGAGGCGGATGAGGCCCGCGCCGGTATGGCCCGCGCACTGGCGGCCGAAAACGCAGCCCTGACGGAGCTGGAGCGCCAGTTAACCCAGATCGAGCTTGAGCGGGACGAGGCAGAGGGGGATGCCGGGCGGGAGTCCTTCCGGCTGTGGTTGCCCGTTGCGCAGGAGAACGTTGCGCAGGCCGAGCAGATGGTGCTCAAGACCCGCCACGATTCCATACGGGTGCGCGAGGAACTGATACAGGCCAATGCCGCCTACAAGGCCGCGCAGACCCTGCTGGAGAAGCGTGAGGAAGAGGCGCGCGTTCTGCTTGCACGGCGTGAGCAGGCGGAGCTGGACGACCTGTCCCGCCGGGCCCGTCCGTTTTTTCAGTAG